In Bombus fervidus isolate BK054 chromosome 11, iyBomFerv1, whole genome shotgun sequence, a single genomic region encodes these proteins:
- the LOC139991840 gene encoding probable Rho GTPase-activating protein CG5521 isoform X3, translated as MFSKKLHVDVKKSTLKIQDVKKDSATRFKHLKIVLENVDTDEAKGFFEGNFSHVYFILYDCFVSAETNLRQRELSFHIVHKAHREELEQVLQLLEKVLTLLPELLNRRWQCHSLARILQKLLHPGNSWKLRREAIRYFILWYQALGENAPDHIHQMFASLIPGFPPQQPSPYKSERKIDGKKDKLVKVIGCDDKDKKEFYDTQLSQSTFHDNGSNQCPVTPVDNGPILPPQSGEKPLDNETVRFLEALLEFMVTQVVKIEWRDKSSRQHKTFQFLLERFKTTYLRHICPEFDENFSLYKPNLELPTMRKPTNQSQDNYVLCKVALIKWIASFTHIARKDARVAHLSHSTTPNEENTEPELRRVSVTQNSADSTLLSPESTVSQQENQNQEDSSVSAVTLVRDVLYGNRDNVNFVHELYRQAFLLDFNHAGAIRKAIAVYKDWIQMNELPPFMLEPLDSHKERDFEENPRKDLNDIDRSPSESYRQTRLRNDSYLGAIHRENLFIRAGLQNVLQVFITQASNVFFLENSGPNASLSLLEEQTDSCKRVLNVYRYVVMNSRLEPSTWEQLLRVLLQITSLVLNEKSSRRKIQESIGGKLAPAIFQTLIVTWIKANLNVVISTQLWDQFLEVLTSLTQWEELIREWAKTLDTLTRVLARHVYNLDLNDLPLDRLSEQKTKKRRGVGSRAASTGSVQPPRKGSVDQDNNTVSKENVSDHPMRDLRKVRPLPRSASDNTIYNGKARTKLHRNRTHTVHSGIPVLPLSIEQDMARLLSNGTTSSSTTGRKMLPNRRAKSLDSIVIVDSEPPSPRCPSPTPSSGVDSNKDSPIQIENIDGSSIDTNDASERRSVMAGGGVRGWLPDVAVVLWRRMLSALGDVNNIQDPTLHGQVMDYLVQLTQTLLKIRLNQGVSGDNQATPPAPELIPPLTVIAPWCFKAIQLPSQYEVGKLAAYRLICLLTVQPQDINLPKQHLTLFYRAVHSGIVSNDNKVLHVLVKYTGPRLFSLNLPGSSLLILDYIHAANVILSNQDIQAPRTEAVSIIGSLLSLPATTVKLPVLQPTANDIVTMTCPDAKEHIIMILLRSCRREPTGIARCVAVSSIAMFVYRELCYKNQHPRIPEAVTVLLLALKRMQGAERRRAGICYPLMDQATHATVAQVACDSLLLLCDKADILLELYPNVPCKIIQILSETLGYMSTRERRGPLTISMLFCLGEWAMHLGPSVLLRVFQGKPLLMTLFTVLDNIVQDRIDKDVSQTNKSHEDEDDDFDPDITLDNLADDICAKSPRRGNTQSVQLAAKMVMMHLINHLGHFPMGIGAARLSSLVVELDDVPGIDGDELSSAIFHAPNIQLLMLSNSVIMSLVELAALDAPGGGVTAGLTTAPSLVRVLLRDLAGKASWDSSILYSQPFVEDDVPIAFTKHVEWKAKVHGDDLSSVITSQTCTPRHTIRHREPHILPTFANAASDMDNLDDLLQYIGHTSPEVLTNPEIALNAPANPPQGQYLESETIATILNQRNAEQEHINNWNQHISMCASAISPPSCRPPPAPFHHCRLLFSHLGLSGWEQRRKLHLLSKNEKLLRELRNLDSQRSRETHKIAVIYVSQGQEDKNSILSNVTASKEYESFIARLAWEVELESHTGFLGGLVPGKASGVTAPYFATSFTEILFHVATRMPSDSPESLLQKTRHLGNDEIHIVWSEHWRDYRRDIIPTEFCDVLIVIYPLHNKLYRIQISRKPEIPFFGPLFDECIVEDKVLPGLVRTTALAASRAKRSTLTLYQHYYEERARSIDTVMRNHKEATTFEEFTANVYSPVQPPSPFSGTSSVSASSNLAAALIDSHQGRSGLRSSSAASSDNRANRVSDGSRVWFSNDTPESTALHGISPRPVKKMSFKTGPKQRANTQPTPPDSPRYK; from the exons ATGTTCAGCAAAAAACTTCATGTAGACGTCAAAAAGTCAACACTGAAGATTCAGGATGTTAAAAAGGATAGCGCGACTCGGTTCAAGCATCTTAAAATTGTACTAG aaaatgtgGATACTGATGAAGCAAAGGGGTTTTTTGAAGGCAACTTCAGTCAtgtctattttattctatatgatTGTTTTGTATCAGCTGAAACAAATCTGCGACAACGag AACTTTCCTTCCACATTG TGCATAAAGCACATAGGGAGGAATTGGAACAAGTGTTGCAACTCTTGGAAAAAGTCTTAACACTTCTCCCTGAGCTTCTTAATAGAAGATGGCAATGTCATAGTCTAGCAAGGATTTTGCAAAAGCTTTTACATCCTGGTAATAGTTGGAAACTCAGAAGAGAAGCTATAAG ATACTTTATTTTGTGGTACCAAGCACTTGGTGAAAATGCTCCTGATCACATTCACCAAATGTTTGCAAGCTTGATACCAGGGTTTCCACCGCAACAACCATCTCCTTATAAGTCTGAACGTAAGATAGATGGAAAGAAAGATAAACTTGTCAAAGTTATTGGTTGTGATGACAAAGATAAGAAGGAATTTTATGATACACAATTGTCACAAAGTACTTTTCATGATAATGGTTCAAACCAGTGTCCTGTCACTCCAGTTGACAATGGACCTATTTTACCCCCACAAAGTGGGGAAAAGCCTCTTGATAATGAGACTGTTCGATTTTTAGAAGCGTTACTTGAATTTATGGTTACTCAG GTTGTAAAAATAGAATGGAGAGATAAATCTTCAAGACAGCACAagacttttcaatttttattagaacgtTTTAAAACTACGTATCTTCGTCATATTTGTCCTGAGTTTGATGAAAATTTTTCGTTGTACAAACCGAATTTGGAGTTACCTACGATGCGAAAACCAACGAATCAGAGTCAGGATAATTATGTATTGTGTAAAGTTGCTTTGATTAAGTGGATCGCTAGTTTTACCCATATCGCTAGAAAAGATGCTCGTGTCGCACATCTTTCGCATAG cACAACTCCAAATGAAGAAAATACGGAACCAGAGCTTCGTCGAGTTTCCGTTACACAAAATAGTGCTGACTCAACTTTATTATCTCCTGAATCAACTGTGTCTCAACAAGAGAATCAAAATCAGGAAGATAGTAGTGTTTCAGCAGTTACTCTTGTTAGGGATGTTCTGTATGGAAACAGGGATAACGTGAATTTTGTACACGAGCTATACAGACAAGCATTTTTGTTAGACTTTAATCATGCTGGTGCTATAAGAAAAGCTATAGCTGTTTATAAAGATTGGATCCAAATGAAT gAATTACCACCATTCATGTTAGAACCATTGGATAGTCATAAGGAAAGGGATTTCGAAGAAAATCCGAGAAAAGATCTAAATGATATCGATAGAAGTCCTTCGGAAAGTTATCGTCAAACAAGATTGAGAAATGATTCTTACCTCGGTGCTATACACagagaaaatttgtttataagaGCGGGACTACAAAATGTTTTGCAAGTGTTCATTACACAAGCTTCCAACGTCTTCTTTTTAGAGAATTCTGGACCGAATGCATCTTTATCATTACTGGAAGAACAGACCGATAGTTGCAAAAGAGTTTtgaacgtatatcgatatgttgTAATGAATTCTCGATTAGAACCGAGTACTTGGGAACAGTTGCTTAG AGTATTACTACAAATAACATCACttgttttaaatgaaaaatcttcTCGGCGCAAGATTCAAGAAAGCATTGGCGGTAAACTTGCCCCTGCCATATTTCAGACTTTAATCGTTACATGGATTAAAGCtaatttaaatgttgttaTTTCTACACAATTATGGGATCAGTTCCTGGAAGTGTTGACATCTTTAACACAGTGGGAAGAGCTAATTCGAGAATGGGCG aAAACATTGGATACTTTAACAAGGGTTCTTGCCAGGCATGTGTATAATTTGGATTTAAATGATTTACCATTAGATAGATTGAGTGAACAAAAAACTAAAAAGCGTCGTGGTGTTGGAAGCCGGGCTGCTTCAACCGGAAGTGTTCAACCACCACGCAAAGGAAGCGTCGATCAAGATAATAATACCGTATCTAAAGAAAATGTGTCAg aCCACCCGATGCGAGACTTAAGGAAGGTACGACCACTTCCTCGTAGTGCAAGCGATAACACGATATACAATGGAAAAGCACGTACAAAGCTTCATCGAAATCGCACACATACTGTACACAGTGGTATTCCTG TACTCCCCCTATCGATAGAGCAAGATATGGCACGACTACTGTCAAACGGTACTACTTCGTCGTCGACAACTGGTCGGAAAATGTTACCGAACAGACGTGCTAAATCTTTGGATAGCATTGTAATAGTCGATAGCGAACCACCATCACCACGTTGTCCTTCTCCAACACCGAGCAGCGGAGTCGACAGTAACAAAGACAGTCCGATACAGATAGAAAACATTGACGGCAGTAGTATCG ATACGAATGATGCATCAGAAAGGAGATCTGTTATGGCAGGTGGTGGAGTTCGTGGATGGTTACCCGATGTTGCGGTCGTATTATGGCGTCGTATGCTATCAGCATTAGGggatgtaaataatattcaagACCCTACCCTTCATGGACAAGTTATGGATTACCTTGTTCAGCTTACACAAACACTTCTGAAA ATTCGCTTGAATCAAGGTGTGTCTGGTGACAACCAGGCGACTCCTCCAGCTCCAGAACTTATACCTCCACTTACAGTCATTGCTCCATGGTGTTTCAAG GCAATACAACTTCCTAGTCAATATGAAGTTGGCAAATTGGCAGCATACCGTTTGATTTGTCTTCTAACAGTTCAACCACAAGATATTAATTTGCCAAAACAGCACTTAACTCTTTTTTATCGTGCGGTTCATAGCGGTATCGTTAGTAATGATAACAAAGTGTTACATGTATTGGTCAAGTATACTGGTCCTAGGTTGTTCAGTTTGAATCTTCCTGGATCTAGTCTTTTAATCTTGGATTATATTCATGCTGCTAATGTAATATTGAGCAATCAGGATATTCAg gCACCAAGAACTGAGGCTGTTTCGATTATCGGATCGTTACTATCTTTACCAGCTACTACAGTTAAATTACCTGTATTGCAACCTACTGCGAACGATATCGTAACCATGACATGTCCAGATGCAAAG gaACATATAATTATGATACTTTTGAGAAGTTGTAGACGCGAACCAACCGGCATTGCAAGATGCGTAGCTGTTTCCAGCATTGCTATGTTTGTATACAGAGAATTGTGCTACAAAAATCAACATCCACGAATTCCAGAAGCTGTTACGGTTCTTCTTTTAGCACTTAAA CGGATGCAGGGAGCAGAACGTCGCAGAGCTGGTATCTGTTATCCACTAATGGATCAG GCCACTCATGCTACTGTTGCTCAAGTGGCATGCGATTCTCTTCTGTTGTTATGTGATAAAGCAGATATTCTGCTAGAGCTGTATCCAAATGTGCcatgtaaaataattcaa ATTTTATCGGAAACACTTGGATATATGAGCACTCGAGAAAGACGCGGTCCTTTGACGATATCAATGTTATTCTGTTTGGGCGAATGGGCTATGCACCTTGGTCCTTCCGTTCTATTACGCGTTTTTCAAGGAAAACCTCTGTTAATGACTTTATTTACG GTTTTGGATAACATAGTACAAGATAGAATCGATAAAGATGTAtcacaaacaaataaaagtcaTGAGGATGAAGATGATGATTTTGATCCTGATATTACTTTAGATAACTTAGCTGACGATATTTGCGCAAAATCACCCCGTCGAGGCAATACTCAATCCGTTCAGTTAGCAGCAAAAATG GTAATGATGcatttaataaatcatttgGGACATTTTCCAATGGGTATTGGAGCTGCACGTTTATCTTCGTTAGTTGTCGAATTAGATGATGTACCAGGAATTGATGGAGATGAGCTATCTTCTGCAATTTTTCATGCGCCAAATATACAACTATTGATGTTGTCAAATTCCGTAATAATGTCACTTGTTGAACTGGCTGCATTAGATGCACCCGGCGGAGGTGTTACAGCTGGATTAACAACAGCACCATCATTAGTCAGGGTATTATTGCGAGATTTAGCAGGGAAAGCATCCTGGGATAGCTCTATTTTATACAGTCAACCGTTTGTTGAAGACGATGTGCCGATTGCATTTACAAAACatg TTGAATGGAAAGCAAAAGTACATGGAGACGATTTGAGCAGTGTTATAACATCTCAAACATGTACACCTCGACATACGATAAGACATCGTGAGCCACATATATTGCCTACATTTGCAAATGCCGCGAGTGATATGGACAATTTAGATGAT ctcTTACAATACATAGGACATACAAGTCCGGAAGTATTAACTAATCCAGAAATTGCACTTAATGCGCCTGCTAATCCACCACAAGGTCAATATCTTGAGAGTGAAACCATTGCCACAATTCTCAACCAGAGAAACGCTGAGCAAGAGCATATCAATAATTGGAATCAGCACATTAG CATGTGTGCGTCAGCAATAAGCCCACCATCGTGTCGTCCACCTCCAGCACCGTTTCATCACTGCCGTCTTTTGTTTTCGCACTTGGGTTTATCCGGTTGGGAACAACGTagaaaattgcatttattatcTAAAAACGAAAAACTTTTACGCGAATTACGAAATCTCGATAGTCAACGATCTAGAGAAACGCATAAAATAGCTGTAATTTATGTCAGCCAGGGACAAGAAGACAAAAATTCCATATTAAGTAATGTCACTGCTAGCAAAGAATATGAAAGCTTTATTGCTAGATTGGCGTGGGAGGTCGAACTTGAATCACATACAGGCTTTCTTGGAGGCCTTGTACCTGGAAAAGCATCTGGTGTTACAGCACCTTATTTTGCAACATCTTTCACTGAAATCCTTTTTCATGTAGCAACAAGAATGCCTTCTGATAGTCCCGAAAGTTTATTGCAAAAA aCACGGCATCTCGGTAACGATGAGATTCATATAGTTTGGTCAGAACATTGGAGAGATTATCGTCGGGATATTATACCAACTGAATTTTGTGATGTTTTAATAGTAATTTATCCgttacataataaattatatagaatcCAAATTTCTCGTAAACCAGAAATTCCATTTTTTGGACCCCTGTTTGATGAGTGTATCGTTGAAGATAAAGTTTTACCTGGGTTAGTGAGAACAACAGCATTGGCGGCAAGTAGGGCAAAACGATCAACACTTACATTATATCAACATTA TTATGAAGAGAGAGCGAGGTCTATCGATACTGTTATGAGGAATCACAAGGAAGCTACTACATTTGAAGAATTTACAGCCAATGTATATTCACCCGTACAGCCGCCAAGTCCGTTTAGTGGGACTTCTTCAGTATCTG
- the LOC139991840 gene encoding probable Rho GTPase-activating protein CG5521 isoform X1 has translation MFSKKLHVDVKKSTLKIQDVKKDSATRFKHLKIVLENVDTDEAKGFFEGNFSHVYFILYDCFVSAETNLRQRELSFHIVHKAHREELEQVLQLLEKVLTLLPELLNRRWQCHSLARILQKLLHPGNSWKLRREAIRYFILWYQALGENAPDHIHQMFASLIPGFPPQQPSPYKSERKIDGKKDKLVKVIGCDDKDKKEFYDTQLSQSTFHDNGSNQCPVTPVDNGPILPPQSGEKPLDNETVRFLEALLEFMVTQVVKIEWRDKSSRQHKTFQFLLERFKTTYLRHICPEFDENFSLYKPNLELPTMRKPTNQSQDNYVLCKVALIKWIASFTHIARKDARVAHLSHSTTPNEENTEPELRRVSVTQNSADSTLLSPESTVSQQENQNQEDSSVSAVTLVRDVLYGNRDNVNFVHELYRQAFLLDFNHAGAIRKAIAVYKDWIQMNELPPFMLEPLDSHKERDFEENPRKDLNDIDRSPSESYRQTRLRNDSYLGAIHRENLFIRAGLQNVLQVFITQASNVFFLENSGPNASLSLLEEQTDSCKRVLNVYRYVVMNSRLEPSTWEQLLRVLLQITSLVLNEKSSRRKIQESIGGKLAPAIFQTLIVTWIKANLNVVISTQLWDQFLEVLTSLTQWEELIREWAKTLDTLTRVLARHVYNLDLNDLPLDRLSEQKTKKRRGVGSRAASTGSVQPPRKGSVDQDNNTVSKENVSDHPMRDLRKVRPLPRSASDNTIYNGKARTKLHRNRTHTVHSGIPVLPLSIEQDMARLLSNGTTSSSTTGRKMLPNRRAKSLDSIVIVDSEPPSPRCPSPTPSSGVDSNKDSPIQIENIDGSSIDTNDASERRSVMAGGGVRGWLPDVAVVLWRRMLSALGDVNNIQDPTLHGQVMDYLVQLTQTLLKIRLNQGVSGDNQATPPAPELIPPLTVIAPWCFKAIQLPSQYEVGKLAAYRLICLLTVQPQDINLPKQHLTLFYRAVHSGIVSNDNKVLHVLVKYTGPRLFSLNLPGSSLLILDYIHAANVILSNQDIQAPRTEAVSIIGSLLSLPATTVKLPVLQPTANDIVTMTCPDAKEHIIMILLRSCRREPTGIARCVAVSSIAMFVYRELCYKNQHPRIPEAVTVLLLALKRMQGAERRRAGICYPLMDQATHATVAQVACDSLLLLCDKADILLELYPNVPCKIIQILSETLGYMSTRERRGPLTISMLFCLGEWAMHLGPSVLLRVFQGKPLLMTLFTVLDNIVQDRIDKDVSQTNKSHEDEDDDFDPDITLDNLADDICAKSPRRGNTQSVQLAAKMVMMHLINHLGHFPMGIGAARLSSLVVELDDVPGIDGDELSSAIFHAPNIQLLMLSNSVIMSLVELAALDAPGGGVTAGLTTAPSLVRVLLRDLAGKASWDSSILYSQPFVEDDVPIAFTKHVEWKAKVHGDDLSSVITSQTCTPRHTIRHREPHILPTFANAASDMDNLDDLLQYIGHTSPEVLTNPEIALNAPANPPQGQYLESETIATILNQRNAEQEHINNWNQHISMCASAISPPSCRPPPAPFHHCRLLFSHLGLSGWEQRRKLHLLSKNEKLLRELRNLDSQRSRETHKIAVIYVSQGQEDKNSILSNVTASKEYESFIARLAWEVELESHTGFLGGLVPGKASGVTAPYFATSFTEILFHVATRMPSDSPESLLQKTRHLGNDEIHIVWSEHWRDYRRDIIPTEFCDVLIVIYPLHNKLYRIQISRKPEIPFFGPLFDECIVEDKVLPGLVRTTALAASRAKRSTLTLYQHYYEERARSIDTVMRNHKEATTFEEFTANVYSPVQPPSPFSGTSSVSGSTTSVQSTASSNLAAALIDSHQGRSGLRSSSAASSDNRANRVSDGSRVWFSNDTPESTALHGISPRPVKKMSFKTGPKQRANTQPTPPDSPRYK, from the exons ATGTTCAGCAAAAAACTTCATGTAGACGTCAAAAAGTCAACACTGAAGATTCAGGATGTTAAAAAGGATAGCGCGACTCGGTTCAAGCATCTTAAAATTGTACTAG aaaatgtgGATACTGATGAAGCAAAGGGGTTTTTTGAAGGCAACTTCAGTCAtgtctattttattctatatgatTGTTTTGTATCAGCTGAAACAAATCTGCGACAACGag AACTTTCCTTCCACATTG TGCATAAAGCACATAGGGAGGAATTGGAACAAGTGTTGCAACTCTTGGAAAAAGTCTTAACACTTCTCCCTGAGCTTCTTAATAGAAGATGGCAATGTCATAGTCTAGCAAGGATTTTGCAAAAGCTTTTACATCCTGGTAATAGTTGGAAACTCAGAAGAGAAGCTATAAG ATACTTTATTTTGTGGTACCAAGCACTTGGTGAAAATGCTCCTGATCACATTCACCAAATGTTTGCAAGCTTGATACCAGGGTTTCCACCGCAACAACCATCTCCTTATAAGTCTGAACGTAAGATAGATGGAAAGAAAGATAAACTTGTCAAAGTTATTGGTTGTGATGACAAAGATAAGAAGGAATTTTATGATACACAATTGTCACAAAGTACTTTTCATGATAATGGTTCAAACCAGTGTCCTGTCACTCCAGTTGACAATGGACCTATTTTACCCCCACAAAGTGGGGAAAAGCCTCTTGATAATGAGACTGTTCGATTTTTAGAAGCGTTACTTGAATTTATGGTTACTCAG GTTGTAAAAATAGAATGGAGAGATAAATCTTCAAGACAGCACAagacttttcaatttttattagaacgtTTTAAAACTACGTATCTTCGTCATATTTGTCCTGAGTTTGATGAAAATTTTTCGTTGTACAAACCGAATTTGGAGTTACCTACGATGCGAAAACCAACGAATCAGAGTCAGGATAATTATGTATTGTGTAAAGTTGCTTTGATTAAGTGGATCGCTAGTTTTACCCATATCGCTAGAAAAGATGCTCGTGTCGCACATCTTTCGCATAG cACAACTCCAAATGAAGAAAATACGGAACCAGAGCTTCGTCGAGTTTCCGTTACACAAAATAGTGCTGACTCAACTTTATTATCTCCTGAATCAACTGTGTCTCAACAAGAGAATCAAAATCAGGAAGATAGTAGTGTTTCAGCAGTTACTCTTGTTAGGGATGTTCTGTATGGAAACAGGGATAACGTGAATTTTGTACACGAGCTATACAGACAAGCATTTTTGTTAGACTTTAATCATGCTGGTGCTATAAGAAAAGCTATAGCTGTTTATAAAGATTGGATCCAAATGAAT gAATTACCACCATTCATGTTAGAACCATTGGATAGTCATAAGGAAAGGGATTTCGAAGAAAATCCGAGAAAAGATCTAAATGATATCGATAGAAGTCCTTCGGAAAGTTATCGTCAAACAAGATTGAGAAATGATTCTTACCTCGGTGCTATACACagagaaaatttgtttataagaGCGGGACTACAAAATGTTTTGCAAGTGTTCATTACACAAGCTTCCAACGTCTTCTTTTTAGAGAATTCTGGACCGAATGCATCTTTATCATTACTGGAAGAACAGACCGATAGTTGCAAAAGAGTTTtgaacgtatatcgatatgttgTAATGAATTCTCGATTAGAACCGAGTACTTGGGAACAGTTGCTTAG AGTATTACTACAAATAACATCACttgttttaaatgaaaaatcttcTCGGCGCAAGATTCAAGAAAGCATTGGCGGTAAACTTGCCCCTGCCATATTTCAGACTTTAATCGTTACATGGATTAAAGCtaatttaaatgttgttaTTTCTACACAATTATGGGATCAGTTCCTGGAAGTGTTGACATCTTTAACACAGTGGGAAGAGCTAATTCGAGAATGGGCG aAAACATTGGATACTTTAACAAGGGTTCTTGCCAGGCATGTGTATAATTTGGATTTAAATGATTTACCATTAGATAGATTGAGTGAACAAAAAACTAAAAAGCGTCGTGGTGTTGGAAGCCGGGCTGCTTCAACCGGAAGTGTTCAACCACCACGCAAAGGAAGCGTCGATCAAGATAATAATACCGTATCTAAAGAAAATGTGTCAg aCCACCCGATGCGAGACTTAAGGAAGGTACGACCACTTCCTCGTAGTGCAAGCGATAACACGATATACAATGGAAAAGCACGTACAAAGCTTCATCGAAATCGCACACATACTGTACACAGTGGTATTCCTG TACTCCCCCTATCGATAGAGCAAGATATGGCACGACTACTGTCAAACGGTACTACTTCGTCGTCGACAACTGGTCGGAAAATGTTACCGAACAGACGTGCTAAATCTTTGGATAGCATTGTAATAGTCGATAGCGAACCACCATCACCACGTTGTCCTTCTCCAACACCGAGCAGCGGAGTCGACAGTAACAAAGACAGTCCGATACAGATAGAAAACATTGACGGCAGTAGTATCG ATACGAATGATGCATCAGAAAGGAGATCTGTTATGGCAGGTGGTGGAGTTCGTGGATGGTTACCCGATGTTGCGGTCGTATTATGGCGTCGTATGCTATCAGCATTAGGggatgtaaataatattcaagACCCTACCCTTCATGGACAAGTTATGGATTACCTTGTTCAGCTTACACAAACACTTCTGAAA ATTCGCTTGAATCAAGGTGTGTCTGGTGACAACCAGGCGACTCCTCCAGCTCCAGAACTTATACCTCCACTTACAGTCATTGCTCCATGGTGTTTCAAG GCAATACAACTTCCTAGTCAATATGAAGTTGGCAAATTGGCAGCATACCGTTTGATTTGTCTTCTAACAGTTCAACCACAAGATATTAATTTGCCAAAACAGCACTTAACTCTTTTTTATCGTGCGGTTCATAGCGGTATCGTTAGTAATGATAACAAAGTGTTACATGTATTGGTCAAGTATACTGGTCCTAGGTTGTTCAGTTTGAATCTTCCTGGATCTAGTCTTTTAATCTTGGATTATATTCATGCTGCTAATGTAATATTGAGCAATCAGGATATTCAg gCACCAAGAACTGAGGCTGTTTCGATTATCGGATCGTTACTATCTTTACCAGCTACTACAGTTAAATTACCTGTATTGCAACCTACTGCGAACGATATCGTAACCATGACATGTCCAGATGCAAAG gaACATATAATTATGATACTTTTGAGAAGTTGTAGACGCGAACCAACCGGCATTGCAAGATGCGTAGCTGTTTCCAGCATTGCTATGTTTGTATACAGAGAATTGTGCTACAAAAATCAACATCCACGAATTCCAGAAGCTGTTACGGTTCTTCTTTTAGCACTTAAA CGGATGCAGGGAGCAGAACGTCGCAGAGCTGGTATCTGTTATCCACTAATGGATCAG GCCACTCATGCTACTGTTGCTCAAGTGGCATGCGATTCTCTTCTGTTGTTATGTGATAAAGCAGATATTCTGCTAGAGCTGTATCCAAATGTGCcatgtaaaataattcaa ATTTTATCGGAAACACTTGGATATATGAGCACTCGAGAAAGACGCGGTCCTTTGACGATATCAATGTTATTCTGTTTGGGCGAATGGGCTATGCACCTTGGTCCTTCCGTTCTATTACGCGTTTTTCAAGGAAAACCTCTGTTAATGACTTTATTTACG GTTTTGGATAACATAGTACAAGATAGAATCGATAAAGATGTAtcacaaacaaataaaagtcaTGAGGATGAAGATGATGATTTTGATCCTGATATTACTTTAGATAACTTAGCTGACGATATTTGCGCAAAATCACCCCGTCGAGGCAATACTCAATCCGTTCAGTTAGCAGCAAAAATG GTAATGATGcatttaataaatcatttgGGACATTTTCCAATGGGTATTGGAGCTGCACGTTTATCTTCGTTAGTTGTCGAATTAGATGATGTACCAGGAATTGATGGAGATGAGCTATCTTCTGCAATTTTTCATGCGCCAAATATACAACTATTGATGTTGTCAAATTCCGTAATAATGTCACTTGTTGAACTGGCTGCATTAGATGCACCCGGCGGAGGTGTTACAGCTGGATTAACAACAGCACCATCATTAGTCAGGGTATTATTGCGAGATTTAGCAGGGAAAGCATCCTGGGATAGCTCTATTTTATACAGTCAACCGTTTGTTGAAGACGATGTGCCGATTGCATTTACAAAACatg TTGAATGGAAAGCAAAAGTACATGGAGACGATTTGAGCAGTGTTATAACATCTCAAACATGTACACCTCGACATACGATAAGACATCGTGAGCCACATATATTGCCTACATTTGCAAATGCCGCGAGTGATATGGACAATTTAGATGAT ctcTTACAATACATAGGACATACAAGTCCGGAAGTATTAACTAATCCAGAAATTGCACTTAATGCGCCTGCTAATCCACCACAAGGTCAATATCTTGAGAGTGAAACCATTGCCACAATTCTCAACCAGAGAAACGCTGAGCAAGAGCATATCAATAATTGGAATCAGCACATTAG CATGTGTGCGTCAGCAATAAGCCCACCATCGTGTCGTCCACCTCCAGCACCGTTTCATCACTGCCGTCTTTTGTTTTCGCACTTGGGTTTATCCGGTTGGGAACAACGTagaaaattgcatttattatcTAAAAACGAAAAACTTTTACGCGAATTACGAAATCTCGATAGTCAACGATCTAGAGAAACGCATAAAATAGCTGTAATTTATGTCAGCCAGGGACAAGAAGACAAAAATTCCATATTAAGTAATGTCACTGCTAGCAAAGAATATGAAAGCTTTATTGCTAGATTGGCGTGGGAGGTCGAACTTGAATCACATACAGGCTTTCTTGGAGGCCTTGTACCTGGAAAAGCATCTGGTGTTACAGCACCTTATTTTGCAACATCTTTCACTGAAATCCTTTTTCATGTAGCAACAAGAATGCCTTCTGATAGTCCCGAAAGTTTATTGCAAAAA aCACGGCATCTCGGTAACGATGAGATTCATATAGTTTGGTCAGAACATTGGAGAGATTATCGTCGGGATATTATACCAACTGAATTTTGTGATGTTTTAATAGTAATTTATCCgttacataataaattatatagaatcCAAATTTCTCGTAAACCAGAAATTCCATTTTTTGGACCCCTGTTTGATGAGTGTATCGTTGAAGATAAAGTTTTACCTGGGTTAGTGAGAACAACAGCATTGGCGGCAAGTAGGGCAAAACGATCAACACTTACATTATATCAACATTA TTATGAAGAGAGAGCGAGGTCTATCGATACTGTTATGAGGAATCACAAGGAAGCTACTACATTTGAAGAATTTACAGCCAATGTATATTCACCCGTACAGCCGCCAAGTCCGTTTAGTGGGACTTCTTCAGTATCTG